In Mugil cephalus isolate CIBA_MC_2020 chromosome 20, CIBA_Mcephalus_1.1, whole genome shotgun sequence, the following are encoded in one genomic region:
- the tspan35 gene encoding tetraspanin 35: protein MGCFGFLKGMMFVFNGIIFLAGAAILGVGIWVKVDSGSILSFLDKIENVPSELSQVLNVGYLLIAVGALLMVIGFLGCCGAIRESKCMLLLFFIIILLVFIAEVAGAVVILVFRPLADELFAKVGTAAVQSIRRKYGEDPDITGLWNSTMDTLKCCGFYNSSDFDDSPYYNSHNMMYPPQCCPGIEQPCNKTLADSDKRITGCFPLIKQLIDENTVVIVGVALGIAALEICAMVVSMILYCRIKS, encoded by the exons ATGGGGTGCTTCGGATTCCTTAAAGGAATGATGTTCGTCTTCAACGGCATCATCTTT TTGGCAGGTGCTGCAATCCTAGGCGTTGGGATCTGGGTGAAGGTGGACAGCGGTTCCATCCTCAGCTTCCTTGACAAAATCGAGAACGTACCGTCAGAGCTCAGTCAGGTGCTCAATGTTGGCTACCTGTTGATTGCAGTAGGGGCTCTGCTGATGGTCATCGGCTTCCTGGGCTGCTGTGGAGCCATCAGGGAGAGCAAGTGCATGCTGCTGCTG tttttcatcatcatcttgcTGGTCTTCATAGCAGAGGTTGCAGGagcagtggtgattttggtaTTCAGACCACTG GCAGATGAGTTGTTTGCCAAAGTTGGCACGGCAGCAGTTCAAAGCATTAGGAGGAAATACGGGGAAGATCCTGACATCACAGGGCTATGGAATAGCACAATGGACACG TTAAAATGCTGTGGCTTCTACAACTCGTCCGACTTTGACGATTCTCCGTATTATAACAGCCACAACATGATGTACCCTCCGCAGTGCTGTCCGGGTATTGAACAGCCATGTAATAAAACATTGGCCGACAGCGACAAG CGCATCACGGGTTGTTTCCCGCTGATCAAGCAGCTGATTGATGAAAACACTGTGGTTATTGTGGGAGTAGCGCTCGGGATTGCAGCTTTAGAG ATATGTGCCATGGTTGTCTCAATGATCCTCTACTGCAGAATAAAATCCTGA